A genomic stretch from Kribbella amoyensis includes:
- a CDS encoding DUF624 domain-containing protein, protein MRRALDWLGWLASPVMAGAAFTLLCVGVVTWLPALAAVGYALHRWRTDGDTRVFTGVLAGWRRYWRPLLPHSILATFAAVVAASNFVFLAGRSGPAPLVLFMIHVGLIAAGITYHLALAVVAGRDPSGTATAWRRAAFGLAFTSVPRGTALLGAAIAAPIFSLVVPAGPLLLGSTVPVLVGLLVADQATS, encoded by the coding sequence ATGCGTCGGGCGCTGGACTGGCTCGGGTGGCTGGCGAGCCCGGTGATGGCCGGGGCCGCGTTCACCCTGTTGTGTGTCGGGGTGGTGACCTGGTTGCCGGCGCTGGCCGCGGTCGGGTACGCCCTGCATCGCTGGCGGACCGACGGGGACACGCGCGTGTTCACCGGGGTGTTGGCCGGCTGGCGAAGGTACTGGCGCCCGCTGCTGCCGCACTCGATCCTCGCGACCTTCGCAGCGGTTGTTGCTGCTAGCAACTTTGTGTTCCTGGCCGGTCGCTCCGGACCGGCTCCGCTGGTCCTGTTCATGATCCACGTCGGCCTGATCGCCGCCGGGATCACCTACCATCTGGCGCTCGCCGTCGTCGCCGGACGCGATCCGTCCGGGACCGCGACGGCCTGGCGCCGGGCGGCCTTCGGGCTCGCCTTCACCTCGGTACCCCGCGGGACGGCGCTGCTCGGCGCCGCGATCGCGGCGCCCATCTTCTCGCTCGTAGTTCCGGCGGGCCCGCTGCTGCTCGGCAGCACCGTCCCGGTTCTGGTCGGCCTGCTGGTGGCCGACCAAGCAACGTCATAG
- a CDS encoding DUF1565 domain-containing protein, with protein MSRRLFRALPVLIIGTGLVLPAVPAYAATDYYVSTSGSDANSGTSSGTPFATIQKALDTAPRDATVHLAPGTYRQDAVTVRSGVTVTGPSTAVVKGAGNSRIFQVLHDGVTLDGFTVDGLHGSSTSASGYRDKLIYVMSTSPGDGVGTLTISDMTLKNAGGECVRLRYLVTNADVHDNTIGPCGVYDFKFAGGGKNGEGIYLGTAPEQQGQNGAPDDQPDRSRNNRIHHNTIATAGNECVDVKENSTANVIEYNDCSQQKDASSGGLDARGSGNTFRYNTIHDNTGAGVRLGGDTATDGTNTNVYGNTIKNNAAGGIKFMRTPQGQVCGNTMSGNTGGNSVGTYGADFNPTGTC; from the coding sequence ATGTCCAGAAGACTGTTCCGAGCTCTTCCCGTCCTGATCATCGGTACCGGCCTCGTCCTGCCCGCCGTCCCGGCCTACGCCGCGACCGACTACTACGTCTCCACGTCCGGGAGCGACGCGAACTCCGGCACCTCGTCCGGGACCCCGTTCGCGACCATCCAGAAAGCCCTCGACACCGCGCCGCGGGACGCCACTGTTCACCTTGCCCCGGGCACCTATCGCCAGGACGCGGTGACAGTGCGCTCCGGTGTCACCGTCACGGGTCCGTCGACCGCCGTGGTGAAGGGTGCCGGCAACTCGCGGATCTTCCAGGTGCTGCACGACGGCGTCACGCTGGACGGCTTCACCGTCGACGGGCTGCACGGTTCGTCGACGAGCGCGTCCGGCTATCGCGACAAGCTGATCTACGTGATGAGCACCAGCCCCGGCGACGGGGTCGGGACCCTGACGATCAGCGACATGACGCTGAAGAACGCCGGCGGTGAGTGCGTGCGGCTCCGGTACCTGGTGACCAACGCCGACGTGCACGACAACACCATCGGCCCGTGCGGGGTGTACGACTTCAAGTTCGCCGGCGGCGGCAAGAACGGCGAGGGCATCTACCTCGGCACCGCGCCGGAGCAGCAGGGCCAGAACGGCGCGCCCGACGACCAGCCGGACCGCAGCCGGAACAACCGGATCCACCACAACACGATCGCGACCGCGGGCAACGAGTGCGTGGACGTGAAGGAGAACTCGACCGCGAACGTGATCGAGTACAACGACTGCAGCCAGCAGAAGGACGCCAGCTCCGGCGGCCTGGACGCGCGCGGCAGCGGCAACACCTTCCGCTACAACACGATCCACGACAACACCGGCGCCGGCGTACGGCTCGGCGGTGACACCGCGACCGACGGCACGAACACGAACGTCTACGGCAACACCATCAAGAACAACGCCGCGGGCGGCATCAAGTTCATGCGCACGCCGCAGGGCCAGGTCTGCGGCAACACCATGTCGGGCAACACCGGCGGCAACTCGGTCGGTACCTACGGCGCCGACTTCAACCCGACCGGTACCTGCTGA
- a CDS encoding CGNR zinc finger domain-containing protein has protein sequence MSKVVRSDEDLLLTLLNSSPLLDGEPRDELRGPGAGAWLRTHEIPGTPRTSRELRDAIAAVVRGEARPTTLQHYLHAVRQIPVLTEEGVQWKTIGGGIGARAVLAWAALGDRLRACENDQECRLFLIDRSKPNTRRWCSMKTCGNRLKARRHHEKLKSPTD, from the coding sequence ATGTCCAAGGTGGTTAGATCCGACGAAGACCTCCTCCTGACCCTGCTCAACTCGAGCCCGCTGCTCGACGGCGAACCGCGCGACGAACTCCGCGGACCCGGTGCGGGAGCCTGGCTCCGGACCCACGAGATCCCCGGCACGCCCCGCACGTCCCGCGAACTCCGCGACGCGATCGCGGCCGTTGTCCGGGGGGAAGCGCGGCCCACGACCCTGCAGCACTACCTGCACGCGGTCCGGCAGATCCCGGTCCTCACCGAAGAGGGCGTCCAGTGGAAGACCATCGGCGGTGGCATCGGCGCCCGGGCGGTACTCGCCTGGGCAGCCCTGGGCGACCGGCTCCGCGCGTGCGAGAACGACCAGGAATGCCGGCTCTTCCTGATCGACCGCAGCAAACCCAACACCCGGCGCTGGTGCTCGATGAAGACCTGCGGCAACCGCCTCAAAGCTCGCCGCCACCACGAAAAACTCAAGTCCCCCACGGACTGA
- a CDS encoding acetylxylan esterase has translation MLVDMPLDRLRDYRPDPEEPADFDAFWKQTLDDAASPIDARFEPYAARLATVDVQDVTFAGWGGQPVKAWLLLPRHRRGPLPAVVQYIGYNGGRGIPYEWLTWSAAGYAHLVMDNRGQGGGGKTVADTVDVAPDGHGSSSPGFLTRGIEDPYRHYYRRLITDAVRAVDAVKASPDVDPSRVAVVGGSQGGGLALAVAGLRDDLAAAIADVPFLCHYRRASQITDNGPYAEIGRWLKGHRFEVETAISTLSYFDAVNFAARADCPAWFSVALMDNVCPPSTVFAAYHQYAGPAQLEIFPYNGHEGGAEYDLPRKLSALESVFGSSEAAG, from the coding sequence ATGCTCGTCGACATGCCCCTGGACCGGTTGCGGGACTACCGGCCGGACCCGGAGGAGCCCGCGGACTTCGACGCGTTCTGGAAGCAGACGCTCGACGACGCGGCCAGTCCGATCGACGCCCGGTTCGAGCCGTACGCCGCGCGGCTGGCGACGGTGGACGTGCAGGACGTGACGTTCGCCGGCTGGGGTGGTCAACCAGTGAAGGCCTGGCTGCTGCTGCCGCGTCATCGCCGTGGCCCGTTGCCCGCGGTCGTGCAGTACATCGGCTACAACGGCGGCCGGGGGATCCCGTACGAGTGGCTGACCTGGAGCGCCGCGGGGTACGCGCACCTGGTGATGGACAACCGTGGTCAGGGTGGCGGCGGCAAGACGGTCGCGGACACCGTGGACGTCGCGCCCGACGGACACGGGTCGTCCTCGCCGGGCTTCCTGACCCGCGGGATCGAGGACCCGTACCGGCACTACTACCGGCGGCTGATCACGGACGCGGTCCGCGCCGTCGACGCGGTGAAGGCCAGCCCTGACGTGGATCCGTCGCGGGTCGCCGTCGTTGGCGGGAGTCAGGGCGGCGGTCTCGCGTTGGCGGTGGCCGGGTTGCGGGACGACCTGGCCGCGGCGATCGCGGACGTACCGTTCCTGTGCCATTACCGACGCGCGTCGCAGATCACCGACAACGGGCCGTACGCGGAGATCGGGCGCTGGTTGAAGGGGCACCGGTTCGAGGTGGAGACGGCCATCTCGACGCTGTCCTACTTCGACGCGGTGAACTTCGCCGCCCGCGCCGACTGCCCGGCCTGGTTCTCGGTCGCACTGATGGACAACGTCTGCCCACCGTCGACCGTGTTCGCCGCGTACCACCAGTACGCCGGGCCCGCGCAGCTGGAGATCTTCCCGTACAACGGGCACGAGGGCGGCGCGGAGTACGACCTCCCGCGCAAGCTCAGTGCGCTCGAGTCCGTCTTCGGGTCTTCTGAGGCGGCCGGCTAG
- a CDS encoding alpha/beta fold hydrolase — protein sequence MTIHYRTVEVEGYEIFYREGGPADAPVLLLLHGFPTSSHMFRDLLPRLAERYRVIAPDHLGFGYSAMPGADEYEYSFANLAALTTAFTERLGLTEFALYVQDYGAPIGWRMALAHPERVRAIVTQNGNAYEDGIVEEMWAPVIAYDAAPSPETAAAALEMQSEQLVKWQYLHGVPDPTLVSPDSWQHDLSLLARPGADRVQLDLVRTYVTNFALYPQFQEYFRTSQVPVLAAWGGNDEIFPPAGAKAFQRDLPDAEVHLLPTGHFALETHAAEIAGLIDDFLTRVLARR from the coding sequence ATGACGATCCACTACCGCACCGTCGAGGTCGAGGGGTACGAGATCTTCTACCGGGAGGGCGGGCCGGCCGATGCGCCGGTCCTGCTGCTCCTGCACGGGTTCCCGACCAGCTCGCACATGTTCCGGGACCTGCTGCCGCGGCTGGCCGAGCGGTACCGGGTGATCGCGCCGGACCACCTCGGCTTCGGGTACTCCGCGATGCCGGGCGCCGACGAGTACGAGTACAGCTTCGCCAACCTGGCCGCGCTGACCACCGCGTTCACCGAGCGGCTCGGGCTGACCGAGTTCGCGCTGTACGTACAGGACTACGGCGCCCCGATCGGCTGGCGGATGGCGCTCGCGCATCCCGAGCGGGTCCGCGCGATCGTCACGCAGAACGGCAACGCGTACGAGGACGGGATCGTCGAGGAGATGTGGGCACCGGTGATCGCGTACGACGCCGCGCCCTCGCCGGAGACCGCCGCGGCCGCCCTGGAGATGCAGAGCGAGCAGCTGGTGAAGTGGCAGTACCTGCACGGGGTTCCGGACCCGACGCTGGTGAGCCCGGACAGCTGGCAGCACGATCTGAGCCTGCTCGCCCGGCCCGGCGCCGACCGGGTCCAGCTCGACCTGGTGCGCACCTACGTCACGAACTTCGCGCTGTATCCGCAGTTCCAGGAGTACTTCCGGACCAGCCAGGTCCCGGTGCTCGCGGCGTGGGGCGGGAACGACGAGATCTTCCCGCCGGCCGGGGCGAAGGCGTTCCAGCGCGACCTGCCCGACGCCGAGGTGCACCTGCTCCCGACCGGCCACTTCGCCCTGGAGACCCACGCCGCCGAGATCGCCGGCCTGATCGACGATTTCCTCACCCGGGTCCTGGCCAGGCGCTGA
- a CDS encoding LacI family DNA-binding transcriptional regulator — protein sequence MTTRGPSLPRITDVAALAGVSASTASKALNDTGQLREETRQRVRRAAEQLGFTPDSRGRALSSGRSYTVGLITTDSSGRFSIPIMLGAEDTLSAGEMALVLCDTRDDPLRESHYLRSLVSRRVDGIIVTGRRTEPRAPVDVPIPVVYAFSPSTDPADLSVVMDDRGGAASAVRHLQSLGRRRIAHVTGPSTHHSALVRAASVVETAGDAMVGEPLHGEWSERWGRHAVDVLLRTEPGLDAITCGSDQIARGVCDRLRELGRAVPDDIAVTGYDNWSVMALASRPPLTTVDLELEELGRRTAQLLLEAIAGHPDPGLHQLPTRLVPRESTLGT from the coding sequence ATGACGACACGGGGACCTTCGCTGCCGCGGATCACCGACGTGGCGGCGCTGGCCGGGGTCTCGGCCAGTACCGCGTCGAAGGCGCTGAACGACACCGGCCAGCTGCGCGAGGAGACACGTCAGCGGGTCCGCCGCGCGGCCGAGCAGCTCGGGTTCACGCCGGACAGCCGGGGCCGGGCGCTGTCGTCCGGGCGCAGCTACACGGTCGGGCTGATCACCACCGACAGCTCGGGGCGGTTCAGCATCCCGATCATGCTCGGCGCCGAGGACACGTTGAGCGCCGGCGAGATGGCGTTGGTGCTGTGCGACACCCGCGACGACCCGCTGCGCGAATCGCACTACCTGCGATCCCTGGTATCCCGGCGCGTCGACGGCATCATCGTCACCGGCCGCCGGACCGAGCCCCGCGCACCCGTCGACGTGCCGATCCCGGTCGTTTACGCGTTCAGCCCGTCGACCGATCCCGCCGACCTGTCCGTGGTGATGGACGATCGCGGCGGCGCGGCGTCCGCCGTACGCCACCTGCAGAGCCTCGGTCGCCGGCGGATCGCCCATGTGACGGGACCCTCGACGCACCACAGCGCGTTGGTCCGAGCGGCGTCCGTGGTGGAGACCGCCGGCGACGCGATGGTGGGCGAGCCACTGCACGGCGAATGGAGCGAGCGCTGGGGCCGGCACGCGGTCGACGTCCTGCTCCGGACCGAGCCCGGCCTCGACGCGATCACCTGCGGCAGCGACCAGATCGCCCGCGGCGTCTGCGACCGCCTCCGCGAACTGGGTCGCGCCGTCCCCGACGACATCGCGGTCACCGGCTACGACAACTGGTCCGTGATGGCCCTGGCCAGCCGCCCACCCCTGACCACGGTCGACCTCGAACTCGAAGAACTGGGCCGCCGGACCGCCCAACTCCTCCTCGAAGCCATCGCCGGCCACCCCGACCCAGGCCTCCACCAACTCCCCACCCGCCTGGTCCCCCGCGAGTCCACCCTCGGCACCTGA
- a CDS encoding GDSL-type esterase/lipase family protein codes for MSRRTLLGAAAGSAAVFATSTMAEASSSRTQWVTSWATAQTAPTATDADATGGFTDTTLRHVLRLSACASSIRLRFANPFGTSPLVLGPVVAGGQAVGFGGEKTVVLAAGATVISDPVPVAVPDGGDLVVSLYLPGPTGPISFHRNVHANGLIGSGELTGAADSAYGRQTKSVFLLAGVDVNRRGQRALAVLGDSITEGVGTPDDVNLRWPDQFAARFRRRPAVANLGISGNRLLLDDGRFGPGGQARFDRDVLALPGLDAVLVFLGINDLQQPPSQLDPAALLTAYDQLARRGRDHGLKVLGATIGPFKGWIRYTDQLEGIRQQVNAGLRTGPIFDALVDVDAALRDPADPARLRPDFSSGDGLHPNAAGARAIATAVDPDLLS; via the coding sequence ATGTCCCGCCGCACCCTGCTGGGTGCGGCGGCGGGTAGTGCTGCCGTCTTCGCCACCTCGACCATGGCCGAGGCGAGCAGCTCCCGTACTCAGTGGGTCACCAGCTGGGCGACCGCGCAGACGGCGCCGACGGCCACCGATGCGGACGCGACCGGCGGCTTCACCGACACGACCCTCCGGCACGTACTCCGGTTGTCGGCATGCGCGAGCTCGATCCGCCTGCGCTTCGCGAATCCGTTCGGTACGAGTCCGCTGGTCCTTGGGCCCGTCGTGGCTGGTGGTCAGGCGGTCGGCTTCGGTGGGGAGAAGACGGTCGTACTCGCTGCCGGGGCGACCGTGATCAGCGATCCGGTCCCGGTGGCTGTGCCGGACGGCGGCGACCTCGTCGTCAGCCTGTACCTGCCTGGGCCGACCGGACCGATCAGTTTCCACCGCAATGTCCACGCGAACGGGCTGATCGGATCCGGTGAGCTGACCGGCGCCGCCGACTCGGCGTACGGGCGGCAGACCAAGTCCGTGTTCCTGCTGGCCGGGGTCGACGTGAACCGGCGCGGGCAACGGGCGCTCGCGGTACTGGGTGACTCGATCACGGAAGGCGTCGGGACGCCGGACGACGTGAACCTGCGCTGGCCCGACCAGTTCGCGGCACGGTTCCGGCGGCGTCCCGCGGTCGCGAATCTCGGGATCAGCGGGAACCGGCTGCTGCTCGACGACGGCCGGTTCGGTCCGGGTGGGCAGGCGCGCTTCGACCGGGACGTGCTCGCGCTGCCGGGGCTCGACGCCGTCCTGGTCTTCCTCGGGATCAACGATCTCCAGCAACCCCCGAGCCAGCTCGACCCCGCCGCCCTGCTCACGGCGTACGACCAGCTCGCGCGCCGGGGCCGGGACCACGGGCTGAAGGTGCTCGGAGCCACTATCGGCCCGTTCAAGGGCTGGATCCGCTACACCGACCAACTGGAGGGGATCCGGCAGCAGGTGAACGCCGGACTCCGGACCGGCCCGATCTTCGACGCGCTCGTGGACGTCGACGCGGCCCTGCGTGACCCGGCCGACCCGGCCCGCCTGCGCCCCGACTTCAGCAGCGGCGACGGACTGCACCCGAATGCCGCCGGGGCTCGCGCGATCGCGACCGCCGTCGACCCCGACCTCCTGTCCTGA
- a CDS encoding polysaccharide lyase 8 family protein produces MSDLILRRRTVLGGMLGAAALTAGPLTLPAWADASTDELRQRWHTLLTGGPTVDPSDPDLAVAIARIDKLAKSALTTLDRSANRTTLWPDLASTTLSNHVASNLRRIKQLAVAWGTTGSAYAGNAQVAEDVLGALDWMYANRYSPTLPRYDNDYDWEIGGAGAFADTLVLLYDVIDPALRAKYTAAINHYTNDPNLWRADRQIATGANRVWIATVVAVRAVLDGDTAALVRVRDAISDVEGNGANSVLAFNDAPGRTDGTGEGFYSDGAFLQHWKHPYNGGYGKELLGTLSSLLYLLGGTPWTVTDPDLDNIYHWIDDAFDPLIARGDLMGSVCGREIARPSKQNHAPTQTVIEGALRLIPAAPADRAEQLTALVKQWITEDTFRDFLTVTDPASLVAARAVLASGTPARGPLVLHKQYPRMDKAAHHRPGFTIGLSAYSSRIYNYESIQTEHLHGWHLSDGMVLVYDDDLGHYSGDYWPTVDPYRLPGTTVDTRRLADSYGFRSTSAADWVGGAAVPGTTIGAYGMDLRGHGTELRALKSWFLIDDVMVCLGSDISGPGAVETIVENRKLRTGQETFTEAPGYCHLAGTGGYVFPDQTSVRVLRENRTATWREINLKYGTDVPVTRPYQTVWIDHGAAPVAQGYYYVQLPTASLAATEAFARTRPVRRLRADATVHAVRLRNVLAANFWTAGSVDEITVDGPASVVVAGGSVAVSDPTQARTSVTVDLTGPGRRLVSADEGVQVTRRGSGWRLVVDVTNRHGGTAAVTFH; encoded by the coding sequence ATGTCTGACCTCATCCTCCGCCGCCGGACCGTCCTCGGCGGCATGCTCGGCGCGGCCGCGTTGACGGCCGGCCCGCTCACCCTGCCGGCGTGGGCCGACGCGTCCACCGACGAACTCCGGCAGCGCTGGCACACCCTGCTCACCGGCGGGCCCACCGTGGACCCGTCCGACCCCGACCTCGCGGTGGCGATCGCGCGGATCGACAAGCTCGCGAAGTCCGCCCTCACCACGCTCGACCGCTCCGCGAACCGGACGACGTTGTGGCCCGACCTCGCCAGCACCACCTTGTCGAACCACGTCGCCTCGAACCTGCGCCGGATCAAGCAGCTCGCGGTCGCCTGGGGGACCACCGGTTCGGCGTACGCGGGGAACGCCCAGGTCGCCGAGGACGTGCTCGGCGCGCTCGACTGGATGTACGCGAACCGGTACAGCCCGACGTTGCCGCGGTACGACAACGACTACGACTGGGAGATCGGCGGCGCGGGCGCGTTCGCGGACACGCTCGTGCTGCTGTACGACGTGATCGACCCGGCGTTGCGGGCCAAGTACACGGCCGCCATCAACCACTACACGAACGACCCGAACCTGTGGCGGGCGGACCGGCAGATCGCGACCGGCGCGAACCGGGTCTGGATCGCGACCGTCGTCGCCGTCCGCGCGGTCCTGGACGGGGACACCGCGGCGCTCGTCCGGGTCCGCGACGCGATCAGCGATGTCGAGGGCAACGGTGCGAACAGCGTGCTCGCCTTCAACGACGCACCGGGGCGTACCGACGGGACGGGCGAGGGCTTCTACAGCGACGGCGCGTTCCTCCAGCACTGGAAGCACCCGTACAACGGTGGCTACGGCAAGGAGTTGCTCGGCACGCTGTCGTCGCTGCTGTACCTCCTCGGCGGGACCCCGTGGACCGTCACCGATCCGGACCTGGACAACATCTACCACTGGATCGACGACGCGTTCGATCCGCTGATCGCCCGCGGTGACCTGATGGGCTCGGTCTGCGGCCGCGAGATCGCCCGGCCGAGCAAGCAGAACCACGCCCCGACCCAGACGGTGATCGAGGGCGCGCTCCGGCTGATCCCGGCAGCACCGGCGGACCGGGCCGAGCAGCTCACCGCGCTGGTCAAGCAGTGGATCACCGAGGACACGTTCCGCGACTTCCTGACCGTCACCGACCCGGCCTCGCTGGTGGCGGCCCGGGCCGTGCTCGCGTCCGGGACGCCGGCCCGCGGTCCGCTCGTGCTGCACAAGCAGTACCCGCGGATGGACAAGGCGGCGCACCACCGGCCCGGGTTCACGATCGGGCTCAGCGCGTACTCGTCCCGGATCTACAACTACGAGTCGATCCAGACCGAGCACCTGCACGGCTGGCACCTGTCCGACGGCATGGTGCTGGTCTACGACGACGACCTCGGCCACTACTCCGGCGACTACTGGCCGACCGTCGACCCGTACCGGTTGCCCGGGACCACGGTCGACACCCGGCGGCTGGCGGACTCGTACGGGTTCCGCAGTACGAGTGCGGCCGACTGGGTCGGTGGTGCGGCGGTGCCCGGGACAACGATCGGTGCCTACGGCATGGATCTGCGCGGGCACGGGACCGAGCTGCGGGCGTTGAAGAGCTGGTTCCTGATCGACGACGTGATGGTCTGCCTCGGCTCGGACATCAGCGGCCCCGGAGCGGTCGAGACGATCGTGGAGAACCGGAAGCTCCGGACCGGCCAGGAGACCTTCACCGAGGCACCCGGGTACTGCCACCTGGCCGGGACCGGCGGGTACGTGTTCCCCGACCAGACCTCGGTCCGCGTGCTGCGGGAGAACCGGACCGCGACCTGGCGGGAGATCAACCTCAAGTACGGCACCGACGTTCCGGTGACCCGGCCGTACCAGACGGTCTGGATCGACCACGGCGCCGCGCCCGTTGCCCAGGGCTACTACTACGTCCAGCTGCCGACGGCGAGCCTGGCCGCGACCGAGGCGTTCGCCCGGACCCGCCCGGTCCGGCGGTTGCGCGCCGACGCGACCGTACACGCCGTCCGGCTCCGCAACGTCCTGGCCGCGAACTTCTGGACGGCCGGGTCGGTCGACGAGATCACCGTCGACGGCCCCGCGTCGGTGGTCGTCGCGGGCGGATCGGTCGCCGTGTCCGACCCGACGCAGGCCCGGACGTCGGTGACCGTCGACCTGACCGGGCCCGGCCGCCGGCTGGTGTCCGCCGACGAGGGCGTACAGGTCACTCGCCGCGGGTCCGGCTGGCGCCTGGTCGTCGATGTCACGAACCGGCACGGCGGTACGGCCGCTGTCACCTTCCACTGA
- a CDS encoding heparinase II/III family protein: MLIDSRLDELRSGLDGRYAARWRRLVEQCDWYRGQTPPTEHPSASITYFGPAAANLALAYRLTGHEHYRTEAVRWISAAIGFPHWGKAHLPDHDLDAGWLLHGLSLAYSWLGDDFVLADELRAKLELQGTRLYEFAVESEGSWWSSSYWQNHNWICYTGLAAAGYALGKSEWTERAKTNFATVIDLLPADGSDMEGVVYWRYGVPWLATYLDLLQDREGLDWWDRCRFLANTFSYRLQQCAPGFEENIDHGDCHDRRSGHSVSLYYKLASAYRIGEAQWLADQVAERFFWREAYASGVKPGVMPEAYLELLWYDESVVPVAPADAAPLSAYFPDLGLVTARTGWDDQATLVSFKAAPGGGHQAWETSHRLDAERGWDTLSAGHHHPDAGSFVLTSRGAFLAVDEGYSNRKRAGDHNLILVDGQGFADEDRYHVYKGAPVERRAEMVDVLAADGVAHATARIAAMYPADLEIDRLDRTLVFTPSGRLVLLDRCAARSPREWTMLLHADWPLEFDGEEIVLRSGSAQAFVRTHTPVGISAAVTEVEANPTSSTPSLRLTRTMHTLRATSERTAAATFLTTIEPASSLRPEPATGRRIALDRGFGIAFEGETVLLGDDDGLVEGDGFSARATAVILSERAGLSLVDATHVEVDGRVVFTSEQAETLANMELPVVVGS; encoded by the coding sequence ATGCTGATCGACTCCCGACTCGACGAACTGCGGTCCGGCCTGGACGGCAGGTATGCGGCTCGCTGGCGCCGGCTGGTGGAGCAGTGCGACTGGTACCGCGGCCAGACCCCGCCGACCGAGCACCCGTCGGCCAGCATCACGTACTTCGGCCCGGCCGCCGCCAACCTCGCGCTCGCGTACCGGCTGACCGGGCACGAGCACTACCGGACCGAGGCCGTGCGCTGGATCTCGGCGGCGATCGGGTTCCCGCACTGGGGTAAGGCGCACCTGCCCGACCACGACCTGGACGCGGGCTGGCTGCTGCACGGGTTGTCGCTCGCGTACTCGTGGCTCGGGGACGACTTCGTCCTGGCCGACGAGCTGCGCGCGAAGCTGGAGTTGCAGGGCACCCGCTTGTACGAGTTCGCCGTCGAGTCCGAGGGCTCCTGGTGGAGTTCGTCGTACTGGCAGAACCACAACTGGATCTGCTACACCGGCCTCGCCGCCGCCGGGTACGCACTCGGCAAGTCGGAGTGGACCGAGCGGGCGAAGACCAACTTCGCGACCGTGATCGACCTGCTCCCGGCCGACGGCTCTGACATGGAGGGTGTCGTCTACTGGCGGTACGGCGTGCCGTGGCTCGCGACGTACCTGGACCTTCTGCAGGACCGGGAAGGGCTGGACTGGTGGGACCGGTGCCGCTTCCTCGCGAACACGTTCTCGTACCGATTGCAGCAGTGCGCACCCGGTTTCGAGGAGAACATCGACCACGGTGACTGCCACGATCGGCGGAGCGGGCACAGCGTCTCCCTGTATTACAAGCTCGCCTCCGCGTACCGGATCGGCGAGGCGCAGTGGCTCGCGGACCAGGTGGCCGAGCGGTTCTTCTGGCGAGAGGCGTACGCGAGTGGCGTGAAGCCGGGCGTGATGCCGGAGGCGTACCTCGAGCTGCTCTGGTACGACGAGTCGGTGGTCCCGGTCGCGCCGGCCGACGCGGCGCCGTTGTCGGCGTACTTCCCGGACCTCGGCCTGGTGACCGCGCGGACCGGATGGGACGACCAGGCGACCCTGGTGTCGTTCAAGGCCGCTCCCGGTGGTGGGCACCAGGCCTGGGAAACCTCGCACCGGCTGGATGCCGAGCGGGGTTGGGACACGCTGAGCGCCGGGCACCACCACCCTGACGCGGGGTCGTTCGTGCTCACGTCCCGCGGTGCGTTCCTGGCCGTGGACGAGGGGTACAGCAACCGCAAACGAGCCGGTGACCACAACCTGATCCTGGTCGACGGGCAGGGTTTCGCCGACGAGGACCGGTACCACGTCTACAAGGGCGCGCCGGTCGAGCGGCGGGCCGAGATGGTGGACGTGCTGGCCGCCGACGGGGTGGCGCATGCGACTGCCCGGATCGCGGCGATGTACCCGGCCGACCTGGAGATCGATCGGCTGGATCGCACTCTGGTGTTCACCCCGTCCGGCCGGTTGGTGCTGCTCGACCGGTGTGCGGCGCGCTCGCCTCGGGAGTGGACGATGTTGCTGCACGCGGACTGGCCGCTGGAGTTCGACGGCGAGGAGATCGTGCTGCGGTCGGGCTCGGCTCAGGCGTTTGTCCGGACGCACACGCCAGTCGGGATCTCGGCCGCTGTCACCGAAGTGGAGGCGAACCCGACCTCGAGTACGCCGAGTCTGCGGCTCACCCGGACGATGCACACGCTGCGAGCGACCTCGGAACGTACCGCGGCCGCGACCTTCCTGACCACGATCGAGCCGGCCTCGTCGCTGCGTCCCGAGCCGGCGACCGGTCGCCGGATCGCGCTGGATCGTGGGTTCGGGATCGCCTTCGAGGGTGAGACCGTCCTGCTCGGTGACGACGACGGTCTGGTCGAGGGCGACGGCTTCAGCGCCCGGGCGACCGCGGTGATCCTGTCCGAGCGAGCCGGGTTGTCACTGGTGGACGCGACGCACGTCGAGGTGGACGGGCGGGTCGTGTTCACGAGCGAGCAGGCCGAGACCCTGGCGAACATGGAGCTCCCCGTGGTGGTGGGTTCCTGA